The region CAGCGTGATCCCGCCGACGACCACGAGGATGGGGATGAAGATCGCCATGATCTTGCCAATGTCTTCCATCGTGCTCTCCTCGGGGTTGAAGGGTCTCCGCGGAGCGGCTCGCAGGCCGTCCGCGACATCCTGTCCGCTCTCGACCCGTTGGACGGCCCCTCTCATCCCCGAAGTTTCATGAATCCTGCCGGGGCGATCCCCCCGTCCAACCCGGGGGTGAAGACCCAGCACGAGGCCGAGGCGCTTCTGCTCGAGCGGTGCCGGAAGGGGGACACCCTGGCCTTCCGGGCCCTGGTCGAGGCGCACCAGGACCGCGCATACGCGCTGGCGCTACGCATCGTGCGGACCTCGCAGGATGCCGAGGAGGTGGCGCAGGACGCGTTCGTGAGGGCCTGGCGATCCATCGGCGAGTTCCGCGGAGACGCGGCGTTCGGGACGTGGCTCCACCGGATCGTGGTGAGACGCGCGCTCGATCGGGCGGAGACCCTGCGCGCGCGAAGCGCGAGAGAGGTGGAACGGGATGACGACTCCCCGGACCGGCTCGACTCCCAGGGGAGCGCGCATGGATCCGAGGCTGCGAGCTCTCCTCTGTCTCGCCGGCTCGCGCGGCTCCTGGCGTCGCTCCCGCCCGTGCAGCGGGCCGCGCTATCACTTCACTATTATGAGGACCGCTCCGTGAGCGAGATCGCGGCGCTGCTCGAGATGCCGGAGGGAACCGTCAAGACGCACATGAGCCGCGCCCGCGCGGCGCTGAGGCAGGCGTGGGCTCGCGAGGCACGAACGGGCCTCGAAGGAGTGGACCGATGACGTGCGCTGAATTCGACCGCTGGCTCGACGAAGGAATGCCCGAGGCGGATGCCGACGCCGCGAGGACGCATGCCGGCTCGTGCACGCGATGCGCGGCCGCGCTCAAGGCGGCGCTCGCGATCGAGACCGCGTTCACGATCGAGATCTCGCGTGGCGAGGCGGGCGTGACGGCACGCGCCGCTTCCATCCGCGCACCGGAGGGGTTCGCGTCGGGCGTCATGGCTCGGATCGGCGAGCTCGAAGGGATGCGGCGGCGGCACACAGCCGAGGCACCCTCGCAGGGTTGGTGGATCCGGGTCCTCTCCGATCCGGTCGCGACCGTCTCGATCACAGTGTCGCTCTTCATGGTCGCGCTCCTG is a window of Candidatus Eisenbacteria bacterium DNA encoding:
- a CDS encoding RNA polymerase sigma factor, which codes for MNPAGAIPPSNPGVKTQHEAEALLLERCRKGDTLAFRALVEAHQDRAYALALRIVRTSQDAEEVAQDAFVRAWRSIGEFRGDAAFGTWLHRIVVRRALDRAETLRARSAREVERDDDSPDRLDSQGSAHGSEAASSPLSRRLARLLASLPPVQRAALSLHYYEDRSVSEIAALLEMPEGTVKTHMSRARAALRQAWAREARTGLEGVDR